One stretch of Halalkalicoccus sp. NIPERK01 DNA includes these proteins:
- the nasA gene encoding assimilatory nitrate reductase NasA: MSEPVPTTCMRCAVGCGHLQHGADRGYGLAGISGDPAHPTSGGLACGRGLRETAEPDGEWLTRPLVRKDGELMPTSWDTGLGIVAERLAEARARNPDRVAVLGSGQQTNEAAYLLGKLARGAVGTRRYDANTTLCMASAVTAYYDAFGSDAPPPTYDDIPHADVHLIWGANPAVAHPVLFRWIRNADGRVIVVDPVESESADHADAHVAPEPGTDLALARAVLARLIETDRIDREFVAEHTEGFADLVAGLPTKREAAATAGVSLEECETLAAAFEERTLVYWGMGVNQSTQGTDTVGALIDLCLATGNMGEGAGPFSLTGQANSMGTRVCSSKGTWPGHREFSDPGHREVVAEAWNVPVERLPDDSGPGPVGIAEAMADREVELCYAVATNPVAGLPDAASAREAFSDTFLVAQDAFETETTRLADVVLPAATWGESEGTATNMERTVSRVRAATDLPSGVRSDLDIVGAIGRELAPQSFDRPPLDPERVFEELAALTRGTPADLSGISYPRLEAELAVRWPAPNATSAGGYRYHEDDGWSFETPSGRARFSVGTPHGVPEPADEEYPLTLTTARNADEYNTGVRTRTGALEPPTARVHPDTLKDAEERVRDGLVAVRSRRGTITARVEADDRIPEGMVWLPIHHPAVNELTLPETDPRSDEPNYKQCAVGLLAPSKPVDRPAAVGDD; this comes from the coding sequence ATGAGCGAGCCGGTTCCGACGACCTGCATGCGGTGTGCGGTCGGCTGTGGCCACCTCCAGCACGGGGCCGACAGGGGATACGGCCTCGCGGGTATCAGCGGCGACCCCGCCCATCCGACGAGCGGGGGGCTGGCCTGCGGGCGCGGCCTACGCGAGACCGCGGAGCCGGACGGCGAGTGGCTCACCCGGCCGCTCGTCAGAAAGGACGGCGAGCTGATGCCGACGAGTTGGGACACTGGCTTGGGAATCGTCGCGGAGCGCCTCGCCGAGGCCCGGGCGCGGAATCCCGACCGGGTCGCCGTGTTGGGAAGCGGCCAGCAGACCAACGAGGCGGCCTACCTGCTGGGAAAGCTCGCTCGCGGGGCGGTCGGTACCCGCCGCTACGACGCCAACACCACGCTGTGTATGGCGAGCGCCGTCACCGCCTACTACGACGCGTTCGGCTCCGACGCCCCGCCGCCGACGTACGACGACATCCCCCACGCCGACGTCCACCTGATCTGGGGGGCCAACCCCGCGGTCGCCCATCCGGTCCTCTTCCGGTGGATCCGGAACGCAGACGGGAGGGTGATCGTGGTCGACCCCGTCGAGAGCGAGAGCGCCGACCACGCCGACGCCCACGTCGCGCCCGAGCCCGGGACGGATCTCGCGCTCGCGCGGGCGGTGCTCGCCCGGCTGATCGAGACCGACCGGATCGATCGGGAGTTCGTCGCCGAACACACCGAGGGCTTCGCGGACCTCGTCGCCGGTCTGCCGACAAAGCGCGAGGCGGCCGCCACAGCCGGTGTCTCGCTCGAAGAGTGTGAAACGCTCGCGGCGGCCTTCGAGGAACGCACGCTCGTCTACTGGGGGATGGGCGTCAACCAGAGCACGCAGGGGACCGACACCGTGGGCGCGTTGATCGACCTGTGTCTCGCCACCGGGAACATGGGCGAGGGCGCGGGCCCGTTCTCGCTGACGGGGCAGGCTAACTCGATGGGGACGCGGGTCTGCTCCTCGAAGGGGACGTGGCCCGGCCACCGCGAGTTCTCCGATCCTGGCCACCGCGAGGTCGTCGCCGAGGCGTGGAACGTCCCCGTCGAGAGGCTGCCCGACGACTCCGGACCGGGACCGGTCGGGATCGCCGAAGCGATGGCCGACAGGGAGGTGGAGCTGTGTTACGCGGTCGCGACCAACCCCGTCGCCGGGCTTCCCGACGCCGCGAGCGCCCGCGAAGCCTTTTCGGACACGTTCCTCGTCGCACAGGACGCCTTCGAGACGGAGACGACGCGACTGGCCGACGTGGTCCTGCCGGCGGCGACGTGGGGCGAATCGGAGGGAACGGCGACGAACATGGAGCGGACGGTCTCGCGGGTGCGCGCCGCGACCGACCTGCCCAGCGGGGTCCGATCCGACCTCGACATCGTGGGTGCGATCGGGCGCGAACTCGCCCCCCAGAGCTTCGACCGGCCGCCGCTCGATCCAGAACGGGTGTTCGAGGAACTCGCCGCGCTCACCCGCGGGACGCCCGCCGACCTCTCGGGGATCAGCTATCCCCGTCTGGAGGCCGAACTCGCGGTCCGGTGGCCCGCCCCCAATGCAACGAGCGCGGGCGGCTATCGCTACCACGAGGACGACGGCTGGAGCTTCGAGACACCCTCGGGGAGAGCGCGTTTCTCGGTCGGCACTCCTCACGGAGTTCCCGAACCCGCCGACGAGGAGTACCCGCTGACGCTGACAACCGCCCGAAACGCCGACGAGTACAACACCGGGGTTCGGACCCGGACAGGCGCGCTGGAGCCGCCGACCGCCAGAGTGCACCCCGACACCCTGAAGGACGCCGAGGAACGCGTTCGTGACGGCCTCGTGGCAGTGCGCTCGCGGCGCGGGACGATCACCGCTCGCGTCGAGGCCGACGACCGGATCCCGGAGGGGATGGTCTGGCTGCCGATCCACCACCCGGCAGTCAACGAACTCACGCTCCCCGAGACCGATCCCCGCTCGGACGAACCGAACTACAAACAGTGTGCGGTCGGCCTGCTCGCTCCCTCGAAGCCCGTCGACCGGCCGGCGGCCGTCGGCGACGACTAG
- a CDS encoding DUF5784 family protein: MARPLRFRRSLQSWSVERLHRDLFRPLDDALGARCSTPWYRPPGGYEARRFDMDNGDTALFIWDDEEAYWLGNTQTPEALWRTEKYTFDEVPYPVARWAQRELLAELHEAEPWLAAYPHLSWFFLPVFCSKDGRDTTRAFFRDHAAGFPDATREEACGFYEALLHTGVLDEYRYVMASKLGTSDRLDPVRMSATMSEFTVAHLLTRAGYEITPEIEVTTGHSIDYRAEKDGTGTLVEVTRPLPPTRRAANTAVAAVKETARTKTSGQLAKHGGGITLFVDCSSFRDDEWARVRGEKPSVGHRPAVVFRARPDGRIEAYGKGSPPVELDDVEWF, translated from the coding sequence GTGGCCCGCCCGCTTCGCTTTCGACGCTCCCTCCAGTCGTGGTCGGTAGAGCGCCTCCATCGAGACCTGTTTCGCCCGCTCGACGACGCCCTCGGCGCGCGCTGTTCAACCCCGTGGTACCGGCCGCCCGGCGGGTACGAGGCCCGCCGCTTCGACATGGACAACGGCGATACGGCGCTGTTCATCTGGGACGACGAGGAGGCCTACTGGCTCGGCAACACCCAGACGCCGGAGGCGCTCTGGCGCACCGAGAAGTACACGTTCGACGAGGTCCCCTACCCCGTCGCGCGGTGGGCACAGCGCGAACTGCTCGCCGAACTCCACGAGGCCGAACCGTGGCTCGCCGCCTACCCCCACCTCTCGTGGTTCTTCCTCCCCGTGTTCTGCTCGAAGGACGGCCGCGACACCACGCGGGCGTTCTTCCGGGACCACGCCGCGGGCTTCCCCGACGCCACCCGCGAGGAGGCCTGCGGGTTCTACGAGGCGCTGCTCCACACGGGCGTCCTCGACGAGTACCGCTACGTCATGGCGAGCAAACTCGGGACCAGCGACCGCCTCGACCCCGTCCGCATGAGCGCGACGATGAGCGAGTTCACCGTCGCCCACCTCCTCACACGGGCGGGCTACGAGATCACCCCGGAGATCGAGGTGACGACCGGCCACTCGATCGACTACCGGGCCGAGAAGGACGGAACCGGAACCCTCGTCGAGGTGACCCGGCCCCTGCCGCCGACGCGGCGGGCGGCGAACACGGCGGTCGCGGCCGTCAAGGAGACGGCCCGGACGAAGACATCGGGCCAACTCGCGAAACACGGCGGCGGGATCACGCTCTTCGTCGACTGTTCGTCGTTTCGCGACGACGAGTGGGCGCGGGTCCGGGGCGAGAAACCGTCGGTCGGCCACCGCCCCGCGGTGGTGTTTCGGGCCCGTCCCGACGGACGGATCGAGGCCTACGGCAAGGGTTCGCCCCCGGTAGAACTCGACGACGTCGAGTGGTTCTAG
- a CDS encoding DUF5786 family protein → MSMGAYDEDEHERREKKNATVDTDFDDDRSEYKGTLEFDSGDSAEALLDQFRRIKSS, encoded by the coding sequence ATGTCAATGGGTGCATACGACGAAGACGAACACGAGCGCCGAGAGAAGAAGAACGCGACCGTCGACACGGACTTCGACGACGACCGCTCCGAGTATAAGGGAACACTCGAGTTCGACTCCGGCGACTCCGCGGAAGCCCTCCTCGATCAGTTCCGGCGAATCAAATCGAGCTAG
- a CDS encoding DCC1-like thiol-disulfide oxidoreductase family protein, whose protein sequence is MVVAVRAPPRLVYDDDCGFCTWCAEYADSRGVFELVGFSELTPDQRARLPRGYEGCAHLLTDDAVFSCGHAVEEILARLGPRERTAIKLFRLLPGHERLREPLYRTLADRRALWGRVVRG, encoded by the coding sequence GTGGTAGTGGCGGTTCGCGCCCCGCCGCGGCTCGTCTACGACGACGACTGCGGGTTCTGTACGTGGTGTGCCGAGTACGCCGACTCCAGGGGCGTGTTCGAACTCGTCGGCTTTTCCGAACTGACGCCCGACCAGCGCGCCCGGCTCCCCCGCGGGTACGAGGGCTGTGCCCACCTGCTGACGGACGACGCCGTCTTCTCGTGTGGCCACGCCGTCGAGGAGATCCTCGCGCGCCTCGGGCCACGCGAACGCACCGCGATCAAGCTCTTTCGACTGCTCCCGGGCCACGAACGCCTCAGGGAGCCGCTCTATCGAACGCTCGCCGACCGCCGGGCGCTGTGGGGACGGGTCGTCCGGGGATAG
- a CDS encoding NAD(P)H-binding protein, with translation MHVLVTGATGFVGERLVEPLLSAGHEVRVFVRDAADYRGPRGVDVYEGDLLEPETIPPALSGIDAVYYLVHSMGGGGEFEEMDRKLAANVRDAVSDAGIERVIYLGGLGDERDELSGHLRSRREVEYVLAEGSYDLTALRAAVIIGDESASFELIEQLAARLPVMITPRWVRTDCQPIAIDDVIAYLVGVLEVPETVGGTFEIGGPDVETYQSMLQVTSELLGKRLHIIPVPVLTPRLSAYWVSLVTDVDRDVAHALAAGLKNPVVVTDDRIRDHLPIELTPFETAVSRALGIE, from the coding sequence ATGCACGTGCTGGTGACGGGCGCGACCGGGTTCGTCGGCGAGCGACTGGTGGAGCCGCTGCTTTCGGCGGGCCACGAGGTCCGGGTGTTCGTCCGCGACGCCGCCGACTACCGTGGGCCGCGGGGGGTCGACGTCTACGAGGGCGACCTCCTCGAACCCGAGACGATCCCCCCGGCGCTTTCGGGGATCGACGCGGTCTACTACCTCGTCCACTCGATGGGCGGCGGCGGCGAGTTCGAGGAGATGGACAGAAAGCTCGCCGCGAACGTCCGCGACGCGGTCAGCGACGCCGGGATCGAGCGGGTGATCTACCTCGGCGGGCTGGGCGACGAGCGCGACGAACTCTCGGGGCACCTGCGCTCGCGCCGGGAGGTCGAGTACGTCCTCGCGGAGGGGAGCTACGACCTGACGGCGCTTCGGGCGGCGGTCATCATCGGCGACGAGAGCGCGAGCTTCGAGCTGATCGAACAGCTCGCCGCCCGGCTCCCGGTGATGATCACCCCGCGGTGGGTCCGCACCGACTGCCAGCCTATCGCCATCGACGACGTGATCGCCTATCTGGTGGGCGTCCTTGAGGTTCCCGAGACCGTGGGCGGGACGTTCGAGATCGGCGGGCCCGACGTGGAGACCTACCAGTCGATGCTGCAGGTCACCTCGGAACTGCTCGGAAAGCGCCTCCACATCATCCCGGTCCCCGTGTTGACGCCGAGACTGTCTGCGTACTGGGTCAGTCTCGTCACGGACGTCGACCGGGACGTCGCCCACGCGCTCGCGGCGGGGCTGAAGAACCCCGTCGTCGTCACCGACGACCGGATCCGCGACCACCTCCCCATCGAGCTGACGCCCTTCGAGACGGCGGTCTCGCGCGCGCTCGGGATCGAGTAG
- a CDS encoding YkgJ family cysteine cluster protein has protein sequence MEVNCAGCAGCCIDWRALSPVEGDHERRGPREPLDDAYNLVPLTRDDVRDLVENGLGDAMTPRLWEGDSDVDVDGTTLAAVDGKPAFFVGLRKPPKPVSPFDTAPGWLPTCAFLDPTTLQCRIHDSETYPEECAEYPGHNLALAVETECERVEAAFGGERLLDDGVPEGLSGLLLGPQAIGQKVFVHPDPDELGGVIERLRAGRATDADRAEFVAWALASSPGTTDHDPKTYEWGKARVLETSSWVGESIAEWEARSGDDPDPTAAREVEEARGAPETPGWDG, from the coding sequence ATGGAGGTGAACTGTGCGGGCTGTGCGGGCTGCTGTATCGACTGGCGCGCGCTCTCGCCGGTCGAGGGCGACCACGAACGGCGTGGCCCCCGCGAGCCGCTCGACGATGCCTACAACCTCGTTCCGCTCACCCGCGACGACGTCCGGGACTTGGTCGAAAACGGGCTGGGGGACGCCATGACCCCGCGCCTCTGGGAGGGCGACTCGGACGTCGACGTCGACGGAACGACGCTGGCGGCGGTCGACGGGAAGCCCGCCTTCTTCGTCGGGCTACGAAAGCCGCCCAAACCCGTCTCCCCGTTCGATACCGCGCCCGGGTGGCTCCCGACGTGTGCCTTCCTCGATCCCACGACGCTGCAGTGTCGGATCCACGACTCGGAGACCTACCCCGAGGAGTGTGCGGAGTACCCCGGCCACAACCTCGCGCTGGCGGTCGAAACCGAGTGCGAGCGCGTCGAGGCGGCCTTCGGCGGCGAGCGCCTGCTCGACGACGGGGTCCCCGAGGGGCTCTCGGGGCTGCTGTTGGGCCCGCAGGCGATCGGCCAGAAGGTGTTCGTCCACCCCGATCCCGACGAACTGGGTGGCGTGATCGAGCGCCTGCGGGCGGGGCGGGCGACCGACGCCGACCGCGCGGAGTTCGTCGCGTGGGCGCTGGCTTCCTCGCCGGGGACGACGGACCACGACCCGAAGACCTACGAATGGGGCAAAGCGCGGGTTCTCGAAACGAGTTCGTGGGTCGGCGAGTCGATCGCCGAGTGGGAGGCGAGATCGGGAGACGACCCGGACCCGACGGCAGCCCGCGAGGTCGAGGAGGCACGCGGCGCGCCGGAAACGCCCGGCTGGGACGGGTGA
- a CDS encoding DUF6757 family protein — MRCHYCDRDAAVSAESDGVRVGLCEDHFQERLEELAESEELAELQQRLDVDRER; from the coding sequence ATGCGCTGTCACTACTGCGACCGCGATGCGGCCGTCAGCGCGGAGTCGGACGGGGTGCGGGTCGGTCTCTGTGAGGACCACTTCCAGGAGCGACTCGAGGAACTCGCCGAGTCCGAGGAACTCGCCGAGCTACAACAACGCCTCGACGTCGACCGCGAGCGCTAG
- a CDS encoding DUF6517 family protein, with protein sequence MKMTRRAFGGLVAGTAAATAGCMEAATGDGPLTFEATEIRASETAVEDTGYDHRTTETVPFTKEFEVGGVSREVRADTVVSKYDKAIDMGPLGSQRSALFVVASTPKAEVGGRTFNPIEDMDNRELAEEFQSRYGEVTIRDEISTEVISVLDEDVDLSTFEAETELEGQPIDVRLHLGVAETDDDLVVLLGGHPRRITDEEANIVTLAESVEPID encoded by the coding sequence ATGAAGATGACACGACGCGCGTTCGGCGGGCTCGTAGCGGGAACGGCCGCCGCCACTGCCGGCTGCATGGAGGCCGCGACCGGCGATGGCCCGCTGACCTTCGAGGCGACCGAAATCCGCGCGAGTGAGACCGCGGTGGAGGACACCGGCTACGACCATCGGACCACCGAGACGGTGCCGTTTACGAAGGAGTTCGAAGTGGGCGGTGTCTCCCGCGAGGTCAGAGCCGACACCGTCGTCTCGAAGTACGACAAAGCGATCGACATGGGTCCACTCGGCTCCCAGCGTAGCGCCCTGTTCGTCGTCGCTTCGACGCCGAAGGCCGAGGTCGGCGGTCGGACGTTCAATCCGATCGAGGACATGGACAACCGGGAGCTCGCCGAGGAGTTCCAATCACGGTACGGCGAGGTGACGATCCGCGACGAGATCAGTACGGAGGTCATCAGCGTCCTCGACGAGGACGTCGATCTCTCGACGTTCGAGGCCGAAACGGAACTGGAGGGCCAGCCCATCGACGTCCGTCTCCACCTCGGCGTCGCCGAAACCGACGACGATCTGGTGGTGTTGCTCGGCGGCCATCCACGGCGGATCACGGACGAGGAAGCGAATATCGTGACGCTGGCCGAATCGGTCGAACCGATCGACTGA
- a CDS encoding PHP domain-containing protein, producing the protein MVYADLHVHTTASDGAMALVSVPAAARVAGVEVVAITDHDRVHPGLEAPLTEREGVTLVRGIELRVDSPKGAVDLLGYGVRETPALEGLVERIQTSRIERGGEIIRRVEDRLGIELDLEPARGLGRPHIARAIAEHPESGYDYERAFAELIGANGPCYVPREIPDFERGVAALRESCALVGLAHPFRYPDPERALSLTARLDCVERWYPYGRPVDTDLVDRVIEENGLLPMGGSDAHDDRLGRAGLDESTYRAVEKRLS; encoded by the coding sequence ATGGTGTACGCCGACCTCCACGTCCACACGACCGCCTCCGACGGCGCGATGGCGCTCGTCTCCGTGCCCGCGGCGGCCCGTGTGGCGGGCGTAGAGGTCGTCGCGATAACCGATCACGACCGGGTCCACCCCGGCCTCGAGGCACCCCTGACCGAACGCGAGGGCGTGACCCTCGTCCGGGGGATCGAACTCCGGGTCGACTCCCCGAAGGGGGCGGTCGACCTGCTGGGCTACGGCGTGCGCGAGACCCCCGCCCTGGAGGGGCTGGTCGAGCGGATCCAGACCAGCCGGATCGAGCGCGGCGGCGAGATCATCCGCCGGGTCGAGGACCGGTTGGGGATCGAACTCGACCTCGAACCCGCCCGGGGCCTGGGCCGGCCACACATCGCGCGCGCCATCGCGGAACACCCCGAGTCGGGGTACGACTACGAGAGGGCGTTCGCGGAGTTGATCGGGGCGAACGGCCCGTGTTACGTCCCGCGAGAGATCCCCGACTTCGAGCGGGGCGTCGCGGCGCTGCGCGAGTCGTGTGCGCTCGTCGGCCTCGCCCATCCCTTCAGATACCCCGATCCGGAACGCGCCCTCTCGCTGACCGCTCGCCTCGACTGCGTCGAGCGGTGGTACCCCTACGGACGGCCCGTCGACACCGACCTCGTAGACCGGGTGATCGAGGAGAACGGGCTGCTCCCGATGGGGGGCAGCGACGCCCACGACGACCGGCTGGGACGCGCCGGATTGGACGAGTCGACCTACAGAGCGGTCGAAAAGCGGCTGTCGTAA
- a CDS encoding DUF2795 domain-containing protein, with amino-acid sequence MCYTSTDALFDDHSYPATTRELIERYGEQTLELAGGSQTVGEVLSVAGEETFESAEEARYAVYAGMGSEAIGRVGYTDRDPEPPGTNGHVPVSF; translated from the coding sequence ATGTGTTACACCAGCACCGACGCGCTGTTCGACGACCACAGCTACCCGGCGACGACCCGCGAACTGATCGAGCGCTACGGTGAGCAGACCCTCGAACTGGCCGGCGGCTCGCAGACGGTCGGCGAGGTCCTGAGCGTGGCCGGCGAGGAGACGTTCGAGAGCGCGGAGGAGGCCCGGTACGCGGTCTACGCCGGGATGGGCAGCGAGGCGATCGGCCGCGTCGGCTACACCGACCGGGACCCCGAACCGCCCGGAACCAACGGCCACGTCCCGGTCTCGTTCTAG